One Bartonella tribocorum CIP 105476 genomic window carries:
- a CDS encoding autotransporter outer membrane beta-barrel domain-containing protein: MFKNHLSLWRFTTVIFFFVHNADAGEVFSQKKQYSCDESVSFYHCNDGQTHEISQKTYQLTGESSDAALEASEENTLIEGTAIIINGVSNTNGHSEKGAWTTAVKASKGGGVALFYSMLNDVSIGADIDEDGAFEMQDGVIKATRIGISVAGEKSLVSLTKTEIKIPSDAIGLLSHNGAKMHMKGGKIDFADGIGVQTGGDGEINLEGVSITGKGKQGTNTDNHREGSAFSMLQGKGMIHFQKGNVNVNAAHGIVLQGNNNATAYIKHSNVFVRGKAFHGMHFFWEAVLEGTKTIIPGKGAVHLTKTTVMAPESTAIYSRKFESSVKLLQHSTVAGDSLLKAVENSNVKIEADASILVGSAYVDESSTAKIVLKNGSKWILARPKYEKLQNSNVSGSRLKDTSSLSVVELSDSSLIFEELKSSTTNGYQTLLIGKGTGTVYKAHGNVNLYLNAYLDKGGELEKQKTDRLLINGDLDGKTTVHIYKVPGSPGALTGEGGNDQGISIVQVYGQATEDSFQLKGGYVTLEDSPYQYHLKSYGPSSALGVAASNQRVLKNAGTFWDFRLESKFVDSSSLDSTKIVPVVESVVPPASNDIPSVPKTHPNTTGDEEKIIDSNSQKKTQKPSFSFPVDSPDKDSHLTTTSDTSDVFVLEVPNHPPVSPPASGSPIPPSVPSTPSVISPSASGSPVPPSASSTPSVVVPLASGSPVPPSASPTSSVVVPLASGSPVPPSVSPTPSVVVPLASGSPVPPSVSPTPSVVVPLASGSPVSPSVPPTPSVVVSPASVSSVTPSVSEFFSHFELNTRVVVPQILTYILVPNTLFYAGLMDISNQNKQLQILRTFSRQSLKTNENPALFLRGYGGHHRYTSNLSAFEYRYGSDLDYNALEAGILLKKIENAYSTTSFGIMGNYGKLSLRPREVKQRQESIFDKWSITAYGSMQHDTGLYMDGLFSYGLFNGNVLTRERGKTAALRGKPLSFSLTAGKTFMIGCRCFIFEPQVQFVYQNLQFHNTRDIDNFKIDMQRPDHWGVRIGGHLTKTLTFTKEAQVLSFYGTLHFVRNFDDKQFVYFKDAFQLGSFGSSLEAGFGVYSQLSQKITFHSDLIYKHKFTKDGFSGTHFSGGLSYHF; the protein is encoded by the coding sequence ATGTTCAAAAATCATCTCTCTTTATGGCGTTTTACAACGGTTATTTTTTTCTTTGTACACAATGCTGATGCTGGTGAAGTTTTTTCTCAGAAGAAGCAATATTCATGTGACGAAAGTGTTTCATTCTATCACTGTAACGATGGTCAAACCCATGAAATTTCTCAGAAAACTTATCAACTCACGGGTGAAAGTTCTGATGCTGCCTTAGAGGCATCAGAGGAAAATACACTCATTGAAGGAACGGCGATAATCATTAACGGTGTTTCAAATACCAATGGCCATTCCGAAAAAGGCGCTTGGACAACAGCTGTGAAAGCCTCAAAAGGGGGAGGCGTTGCTCTCTTTTATTCCATGTTAAATGATGTGTCGATAGGGGCGGATATTGACGAGGATGGGGCTTTTGAAATGCAGGATGGGGTGATTAAAGCAACTAGAATAGGGATTAGTGTTGCGGGTGAAAAATCATTGGTTTCTTTGACCAAAACAGAGATTAAGATACCTTCTGATGCGATCGGTCTTTTGAGTCATAATGGTGCAAAAATGCATATGAAAGGAGGAAAGATTGACTTTGCTGATGGTATTGGCGTTCAAACAGGAGGAGATGGAGAAATTAATTTAGAGGGTGTTTCTATTACCGGAAAGGGGAAACAAGGGACAAATACAGATAATCATCGTGAAGGTTCTGCTTTTAGTATGCTTCAGGGGAAAGGCATGATTCATTTCCAGAAGGGAAACGTTAATGTTAACGCTGCTCATGGCATTGTGTTGCAAGGGAATAATAATGCTACTGCTTATATTAAACATTCCAATGTTTTTGTGAGAGGGAAGGCATTTCATGGTATGCACTTTTTTTGGGAAGCTGTTTTGGAGGGGACAAAAACAATTATACCAGGAAAAGGGGCTGTCCATTTAACTAAGACAACCGTTATGGCTCCAGAAAGTACGGCTATTTATAGCCGCAAATTTGAAAGTTCTGTTAAACTCTTACAACATTCAACAGTTGCTGGTGATTCACTGCTGAAAGCTGTTGAAAATTCCAATGTCAAGATTGAGGCTGATGCTTCTATCCTTGTAGGAAGCGCATATGTTGATGAAAGTTCTACAGCCAAGATCGTGTTAAAAAATGGTTCAAAGTGGATTTTAGCGCGACCAAAATATGAAAAATTACAAAACTCTAATGTGTCTGGTTCTAGATTAAAAGATACTTCTTCTCTTTCAGTGGTCGAACTTTCTGATAGTTCTCTCATTTTTGAAGAATTAAAGTCTAGCACAACAAATGGTTATCAGACACTTCTCATAGGAAAAGGAACAGGGACTGTCTATAAAGCGCACGGTAATGTGAATCTTTATCTTAATGCATATTTGGATAAAGGGGGAGAGCTTGAGAAGCAAAAAACTGATCGACTTTTAATCAATGGGGATCTTGACGGAAAAACAACAGTCCATATTTATAAGGTTCCTGGAAGCCCAGGGGCATTGACGGGAGAGGGCGGTAATGATCAGGGGATTTCCATTGTTCAGGTTTATGGACAAGCGACTGAAGATTCTTTTCAGTTAAAGGGGGGGTATGTCACACTTGAAGACTCCCCCTATCAGTATCATCTAAAGAGTTATGGTCCAAGTTCTGCTTTAGGGGTGGCAGCTTCCAATCAAAGAGTGCTTAAAAACGCTGGAACATTTTGGGATTTCCGTCTTGAAAGTAAATTCGTTGATTCTTCCTCTCTCGATTCCACAAAAATTGTTCCAGTGGTTGAATCCGTTGTTCCTCCTGCTTCTAATGATATTCCCTCTGTGCCGAAAACTCATCCTAATACTACTGGAGATGAAGAGAAGATTATCGATTCTAATTCTCAGAAAAAAACTCAGAAGCCAAGTTTTTCTTTTCCTGTAGATTCTCCTGATAAGGATTCCCATCTTACGACCACATCTGATACATCTGATGTTTTTGTATTAGAGGTTCCAAATCATCCTCCTGTTTCTCCTCCTGCATCTGGTTCACCTATACCGCCATCTGTTCCTTCCACTCCTTCTGTTATTTCTCCCTCTGCATCTGGTTCACCTGTTCCACCATCTGCTTCATCCACCCCTTCTGTTGTTGTGCCACTTGCATCTGGTTCACCTGTTCCACCATCTGCTTCACCCACCTCTTCTGTTGTTGTGCCGCTTGCATCTGGTTCACCTGTTCCACCATCTGTTTCACCCACCCCTTCTGTTGTTGTGCCGCTTGCATCTGGTTCACCTGTTCCACCATCTGTTTCACCCACCCCTTCTGTTGTTGTGCCGCTTGCGTCTGGTTCACCTGTTTCTCCATCTGTTCCTCCCACCCCTTCTGTTGTTGTGTCACCTGCGTCTGTTTCTTCTGTTACCCCCTCTGTTTCTGAGTTTTTTTCTCATTTTGAGCTAAATACGAGGGTTGTTGTTCCACAGATTCTGACTTATATTCTTGTACCAAATACCTTATTTTATGCTGGATTAATGGATATCAGTAATCAAAATAAGCAGTTGCAAATACTGCGAACTTTTTCTCGTCAGTCATTAAAAACTAATGAAAATCCCGCTTTGTTTTTGCGCGGTTACGGTGGACATCACCGTTATACTTCAAATTTGTCTGCATTTGAATATAGATATGGAAGCGACCTCGATTATAATGCACTAGAGGCAGGTATTTTACTCAAGAAAATCGAAAATGCATACAGTACAACATCCTTTGGAATTATGGGAAATTATGGCAAACTTTCTTTGCGTCCTCGAGAGGTGAAACAACGTCAAGAAAGTATCTTTGATAAATGGTCCATTACAGCCTATGGGAGTATGCAGCATGATACGGGTCTTTATATGGATGGTCTCTTCTCTTATGGTTTGTTTAATGGCAATGTTCTTACACGTGAGCGAGGTAAAACGGCTGCATTAAGAGGCAAGCCCTTAAGTTTTTCCTTAACGGCTGGTAAAACATTTATGATAGGCTGCCGATGTTTTATTTTTGAACCACAGGTCCAGTTTGTTTATCAAAATCTTCAGTTTCATAACACGCGTGATATTGATAATTTTAAGATTGATATGCAAAGACCAGATCATTGGGGGGTGCGTATTGGGGGACATTTAACCAAAACACTGACATTTACGAAAGAGGCACAAGTTCTCTCCTTCTATGGGACGCTTCATTTTGTTCGTAATTTTGATGATAAACAATTTGTGTATTTTAAAGATGCTTTCCAGCTTGGTTCTTTTGGTTCTTCTTTAGAAGCTGGATTTGGTGTTTATTCACAACTATCGCAAAAAATTACTTTTCATAGCGATCTGATTTATAAGCATAAATTTACGAAAGATGGCTTTTCTGGAACGCATTTTTCTGGTGGATTAAGCTATCATTTTTAA
- a CDS encoding autotransporter outer membrane beta-barrel domain-containing protein encodes MVNLLKNRFSLYTFTTALLFLTHHIDAKVQDGAIGNAGAQVRSGVNGKTQNNPDQFSCNINSTFFRCKDGNTHGFSNKTYQKTDKNTHETVAIQASGKNTVLVGEDITVKDASSAVSSKENFWKYGVVASENGKVTIERGGINFTNGIGVEVRSWGKVVLKSVSITEKGGQGMRIDDHSENLAFHASGSGFIHFEKGKVNLANAHGFSMHGNNINGNGRFITIVDSTVSVESNRSYGLRFWEGPGDRSEEMKDHENPYPFYIFTGEKEMFGSLPKKNLPVRGLVDLTRTSFTVPNSAAIYSRKSGGVVRLLDNSKLSGDLLLKVEDGSFVKVSVDASTLVGGTRIDESSSAEFRLKDSSKWILSRPKNKNLQVPHSIGVSSISLIHLVDSSIAFEQPETNIVDGYQTLRVGRGTGEVYNARGKAHLYLNTYLNKGGALQNQKTDRLLVHGDVKGKTMVHVRAISGSPGGGTERYGNDKGISIIQVSGRAEKDSFLLDGDYIALDGLPYQYRLHAYGPSSELGRASASQRLVEGEGDFWDFRLENGSIDSNTTFRLTQGSKFGLGGERHSRQGVKVVVPQVPTYLLLPNSLLQAGLMDISNQNKQLETQRANPRGMLEIPENPASFLRGYGGNYRYASDLSALEYGYGGDLGYYALEAGVLLQKIENVESVISFGVMGSYGKLSLQPKDVEQSQKSAFDKWTATVYGSMQHDTGFYIDGLLSYGLFKGDVLTPIRGKTATLKGNPLSLSLMSGQKITTGYEGVVFNPQAQVVYQYLQFNETRDIDNFNIEMDKFDQWMVRIGGRLTKTLAAPEKDRDVSFYGKVHFAHDFGKERSVRFKDSFQLGAFGSSLEAGLGLNARLSQKFAFHGDLVYQHKLSKGGFSGISFSGGLRYRF; translated from the coding sequence ATGGTCAACTTATTAAAAAATCGTTTCTCCTTATATACTTTCACGACAGCGCTTCTTTTTTTGACACATCATATCGATGCTAAGGTTCAAGATGGTGCTATTGGTAATGCTGGAGCACAAGTTCGTTCTGGTGTTAATGGTAAGACACAAAATAATCCGGACCAATTCTCATGTAATATAAATAGTACATTTTTTCGGTGTAAGGATGGAAACACCCACGGCTTTTCCAATAAAACGTATCAAAAAACTGATAAAAATACGCATGAAACTGTTGCTATACAAGCGTCTGGAAAAAATACAGTTCTCGTAGGGGAAGATATAACTGTTAAGGATGCTTCAAGTGCTGTTAGTTCAAAAGAAAATTTTTGGAAGTATGGGGTTGTCGCAAGTGAAAATGGAAAAGTAACTATAGAAAGAGGGGGGATTAACTTTACAAATGGTATCGGTGTTGAAGTCAGAAGTTGGGGAAAGGTCGTTTTAAAGAGTGTTTCCATTACCGAAAAAGGTGGTCAGGGGATGCGTATAGATGACCATAGTGAAAATTTAGCTTTTCATGCGTCTGGTTCTGGGTTTATCCATTTTGAGAAAGGTAAAGTGAATCTAGCCAATGCTCATGGTTTTTCAATGCATGGGAATAATATCAATGGGAATGGTAGGTTTATAACTATCGTGGATTCTACGGTTTCAGTAGAAAGTAATAGGTCTTATGGTCTGCGTTTTTGGGAGGGACCAGGAGACAGAAGTGAGGAAATGAAGGATCACGAAAATCCCTATCCTTTTTATATTTTTACGGGTGAGAAAGAGATGTTCGGAAGTCTTCCGAAAAAGAACTTACCTGTGCGAGGGCTTGTTGACTTGACAAGAACCTCTTTTACGGTTCCAAATAGTGCAGCTATTTATAGCAGAAAATCTGGTGGTGTTGTTCGGCTGTTAGATAATTCTAAACTTTCTGGAGATTTATTGCTGAAAGTTGAGGATGGCTCTTTTGTGAAGGTTTCAGTGGATGCTTCTACCCTTGTTGGGGGGACACGTATTGATGAAAGCTCTTCTGCTGAATTTCGCTTGAAAGATAGTTCAAAATGGATTTTATCACGACCGAAAAATAAAAATTTACAAGTTCCTCATTCTATCGGTGTTTCATCTATTTCATTAATACATCTTGTTGACAGTTCTATTGCTTTTGAACAACCAGAAACGAACATAGTTGATGGCTATCAAACACTTCGTGTTGGGAGAGGAACAGGTGAAGTTTATAATGCACGAGGTAAAGCACATCTTTATCTCAACACCTATTTGAATAAGGGGGGAGCTCTTCAGAATCAAAAAACAGATCGCCTTTTAGTCCATGGTGATGTTAAAGGAAAAACCATGGTTCATGTACGTGCTATTTCAGGAAGTCCAGGAGGTGGTACGGAGCGTTATGGAAATGACAAAGGTATCTCAATAATTCAGGTTTCTGGAAGGGCAGAGAAAGATTCTTTCTTGCTGGATGGTGATTATATTGCATTGGATGGTCTACCTTATCAATATAGGCTCCATGCTTATGGTCCAAGCTCTGAATTAGGAAGAGCGAGCGCGTCTCAAAGATTAGTCGAAGGTGAAGGAGATTTTTGGGATTTCCGCCTCGAAAATGGATCTATTGATTCCAATACTACATTTAGGCTAACTCAGGGTTCTAAATTTGGTTTAGGTGGTGAGCGTCATTCTAGGCAAGGCGTTAAGGTTGTTGTTCCGCAAGTTCCAACTTATTTGCTTTTGCCCAATAGTTTGCTCCAGGCTGGTTTGATGGATATCAGTAATCAAAACAAGCAGTTGGAGACACAGCGTGCTAATCCTCGTGGAATGTTGGAAATTCCTGAAAATCCTGCTTCATTTTTGCGTGGTTATGGGGGGAATTATCGATATGCTTCAGATTTATCCGCACTTGAATATGGCTATGGAGGAGATCTAGGGTACTATGCACTAGAGGCAGGTGTTTTGCTTCAAAAAATTGAAAATGTTGAGAGTGTCATATCCTTTGGGGTTATGGGGTCCTATGGAAAGCTTTCTCTACAGCCTAAAGATGTTGAACAAAGTCAAAAAAGTGCATTTGATAAATGGACGGCTACAGTCTATGGCAGTATGCAGCATGATACAGGTTTCTATATTGATGGTCTTTTATCTTATGGTCTGTTCAAGGGTGATGTTCTTACTCCAATACGGGGTAAGACAGCAACATTGAAGGGTAATCCCCTAAGTCTTTCCTTGATGAGTGGTCAGAAAATTACCACAGGATATGAAGGCGTTGTTTTTAATCCACAAGCTCAGGTTGTCTATCAATATCTTCAGTTTAATGAGACCCGTGATATTGATAATTTTAATATCGAGATGGATAAGTTTGATCAATGGATGGTGCGTATTGGTGGCCGTTTGACGAAGACTCTTGCTGCACCTGAAAAGGATCGTGATGTTTCTTTCTATGGGAAGGTTCACTTTGCTCATGATTTTGGCAAAGAGAGATCTGTGCGCTTTAAAGATTCTTTCCAATTAGGAGCTTTTGGTTCTTCTCTAGAAGCTGGATTGGGTCTTAATGCCCGTTTGTCTCAAAAATTCGCGTTTCATGGTGATTTGGTTTATCAGCATAAGTTGAGCAAAGGTGGTTTTTCTGGAATCAGTTTTTCTGGTGGATTGCGCTATCGTTTTTAG